From the Prosthecochloris marina genome, the window CGAATATTTCAACCCAGGATACAACACCCGACATTTCCTGGCCATATGCTCCTGCATTCATCGCAACAGCCCCTCCAATCGTTCCGGGAATTCCCTGTAACATCTCAAGACCGCCAAGAGAAAGAGAAAATGTTTTTTCGGCGATCACCGGAAGCGGAACCCCAGCACTGCAGGTCAGAATATTTTTCTTGATCGTGTAATTTCCCAGTGCTCTCGACGTCACGATAACAGCACCCCTGATACCGTCATCATGCACCACAAGGTTGGTTCCTCTACCGATGAGGGTATAGGGAAGATTTCTCTCCTCAAAAAACGACAGCGCTCGGCAAAGATCATCTCTATCAAGAGGGTCAACATAAAAATCAGCCGATCCTCCGACCTTCAGAGCCGTATGCTCTTTCATGGACTCACCAAGCAGCACCCGCCCCTTGATAGCATCCAGCAGTTCTTCAGTACTGATCATCTCTATAACTGTTGATCTGTTTAGAAAATAGATTACGCTCAAACGTTTTACTTCCGGCTTACTGGTTCCTGCGCTGACATTTCCCGGCAAGCTCCACCGCGACTCTGGTTATGCTCCCGGCCCCCATGCAAAGCAAGAGTTTTCCTGCAACACAGTAACCTTCCAGGATGGAGCAGAGTTCCTCCTTGCCCGGTATAAACTTCACCTTTTGAGCACCGGCAACCGTTGCAGCCTTTGCAACCAGGGCCCCGTCGATGCCGGGAAAGTCATCAGGGTTCTCACGCGCCGCAAACACATCGGTCACAATAACGCTATCGGCATTTGAAAGCGCCCAGCCATATTCGTTCGAAAAGTCCCTGGTCCTGGAAAAAAGATGAGGCTGGAACACAGCGATAACTTCATAATCCTGCCACCCCGCTTTCGCCGCTTTAACCGCTGCCTTGACCTCGGAAGGATGATGCGCATAATCGTCAATGATGACCGGCCCTCCTTCCTTGCCATACCTGATCTGAAATCGTCTTCTCATCCCGTTGAATGCAGCAAGACCCGAAACAAGGCGTTCAACCGGCAATCCCATCTCCACGCCTGTTGCAATTGCCGCCAACGCATTATGCACATTGTGCCTCCCAGGAACAGCGATATTGAAACGCGCCATTTCCTTTTTTTGATGGTCTACCGTAAAAAAGGTTCTATTTCGGTCGACTTCTATATCCCGGGCCATAAAATCCGCAGACTCCTCGATACCGTAAGTGATCGAGCGCCTGTCGAGCCGAGGAATGATGTTGCGTACTTCCGGCCAGTCAACACAGCACAGCACCCGCCCATAAAACGGTACCTTGTTGGCAAAAGCGATAAAAGCCTCCCTGAGTTCCTCTATCCCTCCATAGGTATCTGTATGCTCGATCTCAAGACTGTTGATCACGGCAAGGGAAGGGGTTAATCTGAGAAACGCACGATCGTACTCGTCAGCCTCTATCACCATGTACCGACCGTCGCCAACCCTGGTGCTTCCTTTCAGGTAATCCGAAATCCCTCCTATCATGACCGTCGGAGCTTCTCCAGCCTCGATGAGCATCGTTGCGATCATCGCGGTTGTCGTGGTCTTGCCATGGGTACCTGCAACACAGATACCACTTTTATATCGCATCAGTTCCCCGAGCATTTCATCTCTCTTGATCACCGGAACCCCTTTTCGCAGTGCTGCGGCGATCTCCACATTGTCACAAGTCGATATGGCGGAAGAGTATACAACGACATCGCTCTCCCCGATATTTTTTTCACTGTGCCCCTTCGCAACGGTCGCACCCTCTTCCTTGAGTTTTTCCGTCACTTCATTGACGGCAATGTCCGAACCGGTAACGGTTAAGCCTGATTTCAGCAACAATTCGGCGATAGCACTCATCCCCGCCCCGCCGATCCCGACAATGTGAACACATTTTGTATTTCCCAGTTCCACTTATTCCACTTTTAGCTGTTTCCTAATTGAATGATCTTCCCGGCAAGCTCGCTTGCCGCGTCCGGTTTTCCATGCTTTCTGCAAGCAACCGCCATTTTTTCCCGAGCCGCACCGTCCTTCAACAACCCATAAACCTTTTCCTTCGCTCCCTTGTCACTAATCTCACCGTCAGAGATCAACACAGCCGCCCCATCTTTAGCCAATGCCTCCGCATTGAAGAATTGATGATTCCCGGTCGCATAGGGGTAGGGAACCAGAATCGCCGGCTTGCCGAGATTGGTCAGCTCCGCTATGGTCGACGCCCCAGCCCTGCACAGGACGAGGTCAGCCGCGGCATAAGCACTGCCCATATCGTTGATATAAGGCCCGATCCACAGATTGCTCGAAGGAACACACGCCTTGCTGATCGCCTCGAAGTCCAGTGAACCGGTTTGCCATATGACATTAGCCGTACCCTCGAGTTCTCCCACCCATTGTTTAACGGCATTGTTGATAGACCGTGCTCCCCGGCTTCCACCAAAAACAAGAAGAGTCGGCAGTCCTGGATCGAGACCGAACGATTTTCCTGCCTCCCCGCTATGGGCGAGAGAAAAACTGCGGGCGGGATTGCCTGAAACGTAAATCCCTTTCTTTCTCTTCAGAAAACGGCGGCTGTCGGGAAAAGAAAGATGCACTTCGGTAGCAAACAAAGAAAGCAACCGTGTCGTCACACCGGGAAACGCATTCTGTTCCTGTATAAGATTTTTTTTCCCGAGCATCTGTGCGGCAAGCAGCAATGGAGCGCTGACAAACCCGCCCGTACCGACAACCACATCGGGACGCTCCTTCCTGATCAGGGAAACCGCCTTACGGACCGAACCGGCAAAATCGGTCAGCACAGCTGCGTTACCAAGCATATCAACCAGCGACCGCCCACGGCTGAATCCACGAACCTTGAAGGTATCCAGACCATAGCCCAGTCGGGGGACCTCTCTCGACTCGATACCTTTTTCCGTACCGGCAAACGAAACTTCCGTTTCAGGCAGGCGTTTCAGAAGCTCTTCGGCCATCGCTACAGCCGGATAAAGATGGCCGCCCGTTCCTCCGCCCGCAAAGATAACCCTCATTGAGCACCCCCTCTCATACCGGCATCGGGAGAAAGCATTTCCCCACCGTTCCTTTTCCTCGATATGTTGATAAGAATACCCACTCCGAGTGAATTAAACAGTAGCGCTGTCCCGCCGTAACTGATAAAGGGAAGAGGAACCCCTGTCGTGGGAAGCACATGGCTTGCAACCGCTATATTGATAAATGCATACAGCACGATGGTAATGGTGATGCCAAGCGCGACAAAACGACCGAAACCATCTGCAGCGTTCTTGGCGATGATCAGTCCGCAGACAAAAAAGGCGGCAAAAAGAGAGAGAACAGCCACCGCTCCGATAAATCCGAATTCCTCACCGATAATCACAAACACAAAATCATTGTAGGAAAGCGGCAGAAAAAGCTCACGTTGTTTACTCTCACCGATCCCCAGTCCGAACATCCCGCCGTTGCCGAGACCTATGAGAGCCTGACGCACCTGGTAGGAAAGCTGCTGCTCATTGCCTCCGTTGAAAAACGACAAAAGCCGTGCAACTCTGTACGGCTGCGCTATCGCAAACAACCCTGCCAGCGGAATAAGCGGAACTGCCGTGGCGAGCAAATGCTTGAACCGTACACCCCCGAGAAACATCATGGTAAAACCGATGGTAGCAACAAGCGAAGCCGTACTGAAGTTAGGAGCAAAAGCAATGAGCGCAACGACCGTGAGTAAAAGCGTCAGCAAAGGATAATAGCTTTCATTGAGATCTTTGATGAAATCCCGTTTGTCGGTGATCAGCCTCGCAAAATGAAAAATCAGAGCATATTTGGCGAAATCGGACACCTGGAAGCTTATCGGACCAAGAGGAATCCAGCGGGCCGCCCCCTTGATGACTCCTATGAATTTGAAAAACAAGAGTCCGGCAAGCAGAATGATACTCAGAAAGAAAAGAACCTTGCTCAGTTTTCTGAAAATCCGATAATCGATCGAAGAAAACACAATCACCGTAGCCAGTCCCAAAAACGTAAAAAACACCTGTCTCCACAGAAAGTACTCGGGATTCGAAAATTTCCGCTGTGCCCATCCGGCCCCGCTGCTGTAAACGACAACAACTCCGATACACATCAAAAAAACAACGATAAGAAGCAGAAGCTTACCTGCAACACTTTTAGCCTCGACGGCTTGACCCGGAGCGGCGATTTTCCCGACTGCACTTACCTCGACCATATCTTCGCTGTGTTTCATTCGGCCATCTCCCGAATACACGTCTTGAACATTTTGCCCCTTTCCTCGAAATTTTCAAACATATCGAAACTCGAACATCCCGGTGAAAAAAGAACCGTCTCACCCTGAACCGCATTCAGCCCTGCCAACGCCACCGCCTCTTCCAGGGATGAGGCCTGAACAACCTTGACGAGAGTGGAAAACGCCGCCATAAACTTATCCCTCGATTCACCGAAAGCTACCAACGTCGAAACTTTTTGGCGAATCATATCCTCAAGCTCGCTGAAATCATCCCCTTTTCCACGCCCGCCTGCCATCAAAACAACCTTTCCCGGTACGGTTTCCAGCGCCCGCTGCAGTGCATTGAGATTCGTTGCTTTCGAATCGTTTATCCAGTCAACCCCGTTGAATGTCCCGACATACTCCTGGCGATGCTCCACGCCGCCAAACGTTCCGAGGGCTTCCTGCACCGGAGCCGTGCCGATACCCGCAACCCTGACTGCAGCAACCGCAGCAAGAGCGTTTTCAAGATTATGACTCCCTCTGAAGCTTCTTTTGAACAGATCATCCTTGCTGATTACCGCCTCTTTTTTGCCTCCGATCACGGTTGTCAGGCACCTTCCGTCCATTGTCGCATAATTGTCATTTACCCCGGCAAAACGCTCTTTGCTCTTGCTGAACGGCACTAAACCCGGAACATACTCCCGATGGTCCGCAAAATGAGCACGCAGGATTTCATTGTCGGCGTTATAGACCAGCCAGTCATCCTTACGCTGATTTGCATAAATCCTGTACTTTGCTTCAGCATAACGCTGCATACTCCCGTCATAACGGTCAAGATGGTCCGGCATGATGTTGGTTATGACGGCAACATCCGGCCTGAACGACGTACAACGTTCCAACTGGTAGCTGCTGAGTTCGACTACCGCAACATCTCCGGGGCTCATCTCCCCGACAAGAGATGAAAAAGGAACACCGATATTGCCGACGCTGAACACCCGGTATCCCCGTTCAGCCGCATCGACACCGCACATGGCGGCTATCAGTGTCGCAGTCGTTGTCTTGCCGTCCGTTCCGGTCACTCCTATAATACGAGCCCTGCAGAACCACGATGCCACCTCGATTTCACTGAACAACCCGACACCGTTCTTCCCCATCACCTCGACGACCGGCACATGAGGAGGGATACCGGGGCTCACCACGGCGAAGTCCGTTTCGAGCACCTTGTGACTGTGCCCTCCCTCCTCGAAAGCGATACCTCTCTCTTGAAGGCATGCTCGCTCATGGCCTCCAAGAGGCCCACTGTCACTCACAAAAACATGAGCTCCATGCCTCTGCAGCAGCAACGCCACGGCAATACCGCTACGCTTCGCCCCGAGAACACTGACATATGCCCCTTTTACACGTTCTGCCTTCACACTCATCTCAATTTTAACGTCATCAGACTGGCAAGGAAAAACAACAGCGTGATGATCCAGAACCGTATGACAATCTTTTCTTCCGCCCACCCTTTCATCTGGTAATGATGGTGCAGGGGTGCCATGAGAAATATCCGCTTTCCTTCACCGTACCGCCACTTGGTAAATTTAAACCAGGCAACCTGCAAAGAAACGGAAAGAGTTTCGACGAGAAACGTTCCGGCCAGTACCGGAAGCAGCAACTCCTTTTTTATCAACAACGCAATAACGGCTATCGCACTGCCGAGAGCCAGTGACCCTGTATCACCCATGAAAATCTCTGCAGGATGGGAATTGAACCATAAAAACCCCACGCACGCCATAACGATCGCCATACTGACTATCGTAACTTCTCCGCCTCCGGGAATGTAGGCAATGTCAAGGTAGTCGGCATACACCGTGTTACCGCCAAGATAGGCGAATCCGCCAAGCCCGAACACAACGATACCCGATACACCGGCGGCAAGGCCGTCAAGGCCATCAGTGAGATTGACCGCATTGGAAACGGCAGTAATGATAAACACCACTATGGGAATGTACCACCAGCCGTAATCGATCATCAAATCCTTGAAAAAAGGAATCGTCGTTTCCGTCAGGAGTACTGAAAATGCAGGATCATAGTGTGTATAAAACCCGATGAACAGGCCGAGAGAAACCTGACCGACCAACTTGTACTTGGCGGACAGCCCACCTTTGATTTTCAGCACAACTTTCCGGTAGTCATCGACAAATCCGATAGCTCCCATCCAGAGGATAGAGAGAAAAATAAGCCAGACATAGGGATCGTCAAGCTTTGCCCAGAGCATGCCGGAAACAAGCACTGAAAATATAATCAGTGTCCCCCCCATTGTCGGCAGCTCCTTCTTCTTCTTGCGGTGTTCAGCCGGCGCCTCCTCCTTGACCGGTTCGATATATTTGGACTTGAGATACCCGATCAGCTTCGGACCGGCAAGAATGGTAATCAAAAGAGACGTAATAGCGGCAGCACTCGCCCTGAACGTAATATATTCTATAACGCCGAAACCCGGAGGGTCGAAAACCTCATTGATATATTGCAGCAAATAGTAAAGCATAAAAAAAGAAATCCGATTTGTTGATCAGTCCGATGCCATGAGACCTTCAGCGAATCGTTCCAGCCTCATTCCCCGTGAAGCCTTCAGCAGGAGAACGTCCCCCGGATCGAGCGAGGAGCTCAACACCTCCCGAAGCTTCTCTTCATCCGTAAAATGCCCGGAGCATTTTGCCCCGGCTTCTGCACAGCAAAGCGCTGCCTGCTCACCGAATGTGTAGAGCGAATCGATCCGCTGAAGCCCTGCAACATAACGCCCGATTGCCCGATGTTCCAGAGCGCTGGACTCCCCCAGCTCAAACATATCCCCTATGACCGCAACCCGTTTTCCTGAAGTCGGCAGCTCACACAACAAATCGAGCGCCTGACGCATCGAATCCGGATTGGCGTTATAGGTATCATTCACGACAGTGATCCCACCGGCGTTCTGAAACTCGAGCCGCTTCCATCCTTTTTGAGGCCGGAGGCCTTCGAGGCCAACTGCGATTTGTTTCGGATTCAAACCGAAAAACAACCCTACCGCAGCAGCAGCCACTGCATTGGAAACGTTGTGGCGACCAGCGAAGTGCAGGGTAACGGAAACAGTTCCTGCAGGGCAACACAGCGTAAACAATGCCTTCCCGGCAGCATCCATCCTGATATCTTCCGCCCATACACCATTGGCATCGAGCCTGTTACCGTAAGAAACGGTACCGGGCAGTCCAGCCGCAGCCTTATCGAGCCACTCGTCTTCGCGGTTCACGAAAGCAACACCATGATGCTTTTGCAGATATCTGTACAAAGCTGTTTCCGCATAAGCGACCCCATCCAGATCCTGTAAAAATTCAAGATGCTCATGACCGATATTGGTCAACAACCCATGAGTCGGCCTGGCAATCGCTGTAAGCAACTCCATTTCTCCAGGGTGGTTTATACCCATTTCAACAACAGCCATTTCGTGTTCTCTGCGGAGCCCGAAAAGCGTAAGCGGCACACCAAGATGATTATTGAGATTACCCTCGCTCATATGAACCTTGTAGCGGCTCCGGAGCACCGACGCCGTCATCTCCTTGGTCGTTGTTTTTCCGTTGCTCCCGCCAATTCCGATCACCGGAATATCGAACTTCGATCTGTAGAGCCTTGCAAGCTGTTGCATCGCATCCACGGTATCGGTTACCACAACATAGCCGAACCCTGGCTCTTTCTCTGCTGCACCCAGCTCATCATACCACTCTCTGTTGACAACAGCACAAGCCGCACCCCGTTCAAAAGCCTGGTGAACGTAGCGATGACCATCTGTTTTCTCTCCTTTCAGAGCAAAAAACAGTTCACCTCCCGTTACTTTTCGAGAGTCTATCACAACCAGCGGCTCGGCAAACATAACAGGATCATCCCGGGTAAACCCGGCAACTACCCCGACAGCTTCAAAATCCTTTTTCTCCAAACAAACTGTCATATTCCCGGCTCAGCCCCTTTTTCTGATTTTCCTCTATGCATTTCTTGCAACCAGCGCTGCTGTTATAGTTTCCCGATCGGAAAAATGCCTGCGAACACCTGCAACCTCCTGATAATTTTCATGCCCTTTCCCTGCAACAAGCAGAATATCCCCTTTTTTCATGAGATTGACGCCGCAACGGATTGCCTCGGCCCGGCTCCCGAACCGATGGAAACTTGCAGAAGATACCCCTTCTGCGATATCATCCATAATATCGTCAGGATCCTCATCCCTCGGATTATCCGAAGTAATGATAACCCTGTCGGCCCCTTTCGCAGCAGCCGAACCCATTTTCGGGCGTTTGTCCCGATCGCGGTTCCCCCCGCATCCAAAGACCACGATGAGCGCCCTATCAGGAGGCTTGAGCTCGTTCAATGTTTCGATTACCTTAACCAGTGCATCCGGCGTATGCGCATAATCGACAACAGCAGAAAATTCTCCGGTTGCACCACTGATTATTTCCATCCTCCCCTCTACCGGGGAAGCCGTCGCAAGACAATCAATGACCGGCTCGGGCTGCAACCCCATCGCAATACCGGCAGCAAACACTTCAAGCAGATTCATGACATTATAAAGTCCCGGCAACCTGAAACCGCACTCATACTTTCGACCCCCTGCCTCGATTTCCACCTCTGTTCGCTGCATTTCCGCCTTGATGATACGAGCACGAATATCCATGCCCTCCCGACAGGCAAACTGCTTGTGGCCAACCGTGCAGCAATACAAATCGGCATTTCCACGTTTTTTCACCATGAACGCAGCCCACGGATCATCTGCATTGACAACGACAAAGCCTTCTGGATCGACGGCATCCATCAACAGTTGTTTCGCCTCGGCATACCGCTCCATCGTATGATGAAAATCAAGATGATCCTGTGTCAGGTTGGTGAAAACCGCCCCTGTAAACCCAATACCATGAGTCCTCTGCAGAACCAGCGCATGAGAGGAAACTTCCATAACCACCGCCTTGCATCCCCGTTCGGCCATCATAGAAAAAAGCCGGTGGAGCACTTCCGCTTCGGGAGTTGTTTTCCCTAGCAGAACAGTTTCCTCTCCTACAAGCGCCAGACCTGTACCAATATATCCCGTCCGAATCCCACAGTCGTTCATCATTGCCACCATAAGGCGCGCGGTTGTGGTTTTACCGTTGGTTCCCGTAACCCCGATAATATGCAGCGTGTCGGCGACATCATGGTAAAACCGTTTTGCGAGCTGCGCCATGGAACGCCTGGAATCCCGCACGACAACATAACAGACCGCTTCATGTATTGTGCCCGGCAGCTCTTGGCAAACCACAATCACCGCCCCTTTACCAACAGCATCTTCTATAAAGCGATGACCGTCCGTTTCGAACCCTCTTACGGCAATGAACAGGCCTCCTTTCACGATCTCTCGTGAATCCGAAGTGATCTGTTGAATCTCCATCTCGGACTCACAACCACCTGTAACGGTCAGCACTTCCAGCCGTTCCAGCAACATATACAGCTTTATCCGCTCCATTCCTTCACTGCATTCCCGTCTGATTGTACGCTTGCTCTTCTCCCCATGCTCCAAGGGTAACCCGAACCGCGGATCCTGGAACGACCATGGTTCCGGGGGCAACCTGCTGCCCGATAACAATATCCTTCAAACGCCCATCGTATTCCATAACGAGCTCCGTCCACTCCAAAAGCTTTCTTGCGTCCCGCCCTTGCAATCCGACGAGCTTCGGGACTGCAACCGCCTCAAGGGAATCAAGAACCTCCTCAGCTGGCGATGTCATTGCGAGTTTTTTCTTGAGCGGTTCCGATACGGCAATCATCCTTTTCCCTATACGTGAAAAAACCGGCGCGGCGACCATGCTCGCGTAATACTCCGGCTTCGGCTCATCGACCACAACAATTGCAGCGACCTTGGGTTTATCGGCCGGAAACATTCCGACAAACGATGCAACATATCCGCCTTTATGATACGATCCGTTTTTCAGTTTTTGAGCCGTTCCGGTTTTACCGGCAACCGATACACCGGG encodes:
- the murC gene encoding UDP-N-acetylmuramate--L-alanine ligase, which gives rise to MELGNTKCVHIVGIGGAGMSAIAELLLKSGLTVTGSDIAVNEVTEKLKEEGATVAKGHSEKNIGESDVVVYSSAISTCDNVEIAAALRKGVPVIKRDEMLGELMRYKSGICVAGTHGKTTTTAMIATMLIEAGEAPTVMIGGISDYLKGSTRVGDGRYMVIEADEYDRAFLRLTPSLAVINSLEIEHTDTYGGIEELREAFIAFANKVPFYGRVLCCVDWPEVRNIIPRLDRRSITYGIEESADFMARDIEVDRNRTFFTVDHQKKEMARFNIAVPGRHNVHNALAAIATGVEMGLPVERLVSGLAAFNGMRRRFQIRYGKEGGPVIIDDYAHHPSEVKAAVKAAKAGWQDYEVIAVFQPHLFSRTRDFSNEYGWALSNADSVIVTDVFAARENPDDFPGIDGALVAKAATVAGAQKVKFIPGKEELCSILEGYCVAGKLLLCMGAGSITRVAVELAGKCQRRNQ
- the murG gene encoding undecaprenyldiphospho-muramoylpentapeptide beta-N-acetylglucosaminyltransferase — encoded protein: MRVIFAGGGTGGHLYPAVAMAEELLKRLPETEVSFAGTEKGIESREVPRLGYGLDTFKVRGFSRGRSLVDMLGNAAVLTDFAGSVRKAVSLIRKERPDVVVGTGGFVSAPLLLAAQMLGKKNLIQEQNAFPGVTTRLLSLFATEVHLSFPDSRRFLKRKKGIYVSGNPARSFSLAHSGEAGKSFGLDPGLPTLLVFGGSRGARSINNAVKQWVGELEGTANVIWQTGSLDFEAISKACVPSSNLWIGPYINDMGSAYAAADLVLCRAGASTIAELTNLGKPAILVPYPYATGNHQFFNAEALAKDGAAVLISDGEISDKGAKEKVYGLLKDGAAREKMAVACRKHGKPDAASELAGKIIQLGNS
- a CDS encoding FtsW/RodA/SpoVE family cell cycle protein, which gives rise to MKHSEDMVEVSAVGKIAAPGQAVEAKSVAGKLLLLIVVFLMCIGVVVVYSSGAGWAQRKFSNPEYFLWRQVFFTFLGLATVIVFSSIDYRIFRKLSKVLFFLSIILLAGLLFFKFIGVIKGAARWIPLGPISFQVSDFAKYALIFHFARLITDKRDFIKDLNESYYPLLTLLLTVVALIAFAPNFSTASLVATIGFTMMFLGGVRFKHLLATAVPLIPLAGLFAIAQPYRVARLLSFFNGGNEQQLSYQVRQALIGLGNGGMFGLGIGESKQRELFLPLSYNDFVFVIIGEEFGFIGAVAVLSLFAAFFVCGLIIAKNAADGFGRFVALGITITIVLYAFINIAVASHVLPTTGVPLPFISYGGTALLFNSLGVGILINISRKRNGGEMLSPDAGMRGGAQ
- the murD gene encoding UDP-N-acetylmuramoyl-L-alanine--D-glutamate ligase, which gives rise to MSVKAERVKGAYVSVLGAKRSGIAVALLLQRHGAHVFVSDSGPLGGHERACLQERGIAFEEGGHSHKVLETDFAVVSPGIPPHVPVVEVMGKNGVGLFSEIEVASWFCRARIIGVTGTDGKTTTATLIAAMCGVDAAERGYRVFSVGNIGVPFSSLVGEMSPGDVAVVELSSYQLERCTSFRPDVAVITNIMPDHLDRYDGSMQRYAEAKYRIYANQRKDDWLVYNADNEILRAHFADHREYVPGLVPFSKSKERFAGVNDNYATMDGRCLTTVIGGKKEAVISKDDLFKRSFRGSHNLENALAAVAAVRVAGIGTAPVQEALGTFGGVEHRQEYVGTFNGVDWINDSKATNLNALQRALETVPGKVVLMAGGRGKGDDFSELEDMIRQKVSTLVAFGESRDKFMAAFSTLVKVVQASSLEEAVALAGLNAVQGETVLFSPGCSSFDMFENFEERGKMFKTCIREMAE
- the mraY gene encoding phospho-N-acetylmuramoyl-pentapeptide-transferase, with the protein product MLYYLLQYINEVFDPPGFGVIEYITFRASAAAITSLLITILAGPKLIGYLKSKYIEPVKEEAPAEHRKKKKELPTMGGTLIIFSVLVSGMLWAKLDDPYVWLIFLSILWMGAIGFVDDYRKVVLKIKGGLSAKYKLVGQVSLGLFIGFYTHYDPAFSVLLTETTIPFFKDLMIDYGWWYIPIVVFIITAVSNAVNLTDGLDGLAAGVSGIVVFGLGGFAYLGGNTVYADYLDIAYIPGGGEVTIVSMAIVMACVGFLWFNSHPAEIFMGDTGSLALGSAIAVIALLIKKELLLPVLAGTFLVETLSVSLQVAWFKFTKWRYGEGKRIFLMAPLHHHYQMKGWAEEKIVIRFWIITLLFFLASLMTLKLR
- a CDS encoding UDP-N-acetylmuramoyl-tripeptide--D-alanyl-D-alanine ligase codes for the protein MTVCLEKKDFEAVGVVAGFTRDDPVMFAEPLVVIDSRKVTGGELFFALKGEKTDGHRYVHQAFERGAACAVVNREWYDELGAAEKEPGFGYVVVTDTVDAMQQLARLYRSKFDIPVIGIGGSNGKTTTKEMTASVLRSRYKVHMSEGNLNNHLGVPLTLFGLRREHEMAVVEMGINHPGEMELLTAIARPTHGLLTNIGHEHLEFLQDLDGVAYAETALYRYLQKHHGVAFVNREDEWLDKAAAGLPGTVSYGNRLDANGVWAEDIRMDAAGKALFTLCCPAGTVSVTLHFAGRHNVSNAVAAAAVGLFFGLNPKQIAVGLEGLRPQKGWKRLEFQNAGGITVVNDTYNANPDSMRQALDLLCELPTSGKRVAVIGDMFELGESSALEHRAIGRYVAGLQRIDSLYTFGEQAALCCAEAGAKCSGHFTDEEKLREVLSSSLDPGDVLLLKASRGMRLERFAEGLMASD
- a CDS encoding UDP-N-acetylmuramoyl-L-alanyl-D-glutamate--2,6-diaminopimelate ligase, producing the protein MERIKLYMLLERLEVLTVTGGCESEMEIQQITSDSREIVKGGLFIAVRGFETDGHRFIEDAVGKGAVIVVCQELPGTIHEAVCYVVVRDSRRSMAQLAKRFYHDVADTLHIIGVTGTNGKTTTARLMVAMMNDCGIRTGYIGTGLALVGEETVLLGKTTPEAEVLHRLFSMMAERGCKAVVMEVSSHALVLQRTHGIGFTGAVFTNLTQDHLDFHHTMERYAEAKQLLMDAVDPEGFVVVNADDPWAAFMVKKRGNADLYCCTVGHKQFACREGMDIRARIIKAEMQRTEVEIEAGGRKYECGFRLPGLYNVMNLLEVFAAGIAMGLQPEPVIDCLATASPVEGRMEIISGATGEFSAVVDYAHTPDALVKVIETLNELKPPDRALIVVFGCGGNRDRDKRPKMGSAAAKGADRVIITSDNPRDEDPDDIMDDIAEGVSSASFHRFGSRAEAIRCGVNLMKKGDILLVAGKGHENYQEVAGVRRHFSDRETITAALVARNA